A window from Pseudomonas sp. Tri1 encodes these proteins:
- a CDS encoding aminotransferase class V-fold PLP-dependent enzyme, translating to MNKRPLYFDYAATTPVDERVIQVMVQCLGFDGNFGNPASSSHAFGQEARRSVERARQQVAELVGAQAEQIIWTSGATESNNLALKGVAQARGASAGHVITSLIEHKAILDTVRQLEESGVAVTWLAPDAEGLINPQAVREALREDTFLVSLMLVNNELGTVNDVVAIGEIVREHGALLHVDAAQGAGKVKIDLARWPVDLMSFSAHKVYGPKGIGALYVGDRARPRLAAQIHGGGHEGGLRSGTLATHQIAGMGAAFELAAESFDDEAAKIDRLRNRLLEPMLALPGVCINGSATQRIPHTLSLTFNEGEFNPATLGASIAFSATSACNSASNTPSHVLLALGHDARAAGRTIRLSLGRFTSEQDIDEAVRLIKAACATAPAFWATTP from the coding sequence ATGAATAAACGTCCTTTATATTTCGATTACGCCGCCACTACGCCGGTGGATGAGCGGGTCATCCAGGTGATGGTCCAATGCCTGGGCTTTGACGGTAACTTCGGCAACCCGGCTTCCAGTTCCCACGCCTTTGGCCAGGAGGCCCGCCGCTCGGTGGAACGGGCGCGCCAGCAGGTGGCGGAACTGGTGGGTGCACAGGCCGAACAGATCATCTGGACTTCCGGCGCCACCGAATCCAACAACCTGGCCCTCAAAGGTGTGGCCCAGGCGCGCGGCGCCTCTGCTGGCCACGTGATTACCAGCCTGATCGAACACAAGGCGATTCTCGATACGGTCCGGCAGTTGGAGGAAAGTGGTGTTGCGGTAACTTGGCTTGCGCCCGACGCCGAGGGCCTGATCAACCCGCAAGCTGTTCGCGAGGCGCTACGCGAAGACACGTTCCTGGTGTCGCTGATGCTGGTGAACAACGAACTGGGCACTGTCAATGATGTCGTCGCCATCGGTGAGATCGTTCGCGAGCATGGCGCGCTGTTGCATGTTGACGCGGCCCAAGGCGCTGGAAAGGTGAAGATTGACCTGGCTCGGTGGCCGGTGGATCTGATGTCTTTTTCGGCGCACAAAGTCTACGGCCCCAAGGGTATCGGCGCACTTTACGTCGGCGACCGCGCCCGACCGCGTCTGGCGGCACAGATTCATGGTGGCGGGCACGAAGGCGGTTTGCGCTCCGGCACCCTGGCGACCCACCAGATCGCAGGCATGGGCGCCGCATTCGAACTGGCGGCTGAGTCGTTTGACGACGAGGCCGCTAAAATCGACCGATTGCGCAATCGTTTGCTTGAGCCGATGCTGGCATTGCCCGGCGTGTGTATAAATGGCAGTGCGACCCAGCGAATTCCTCATACGCTGAGCCTGACTTTCAACGAAGGTGAGTTCAACCCGGCAACATTGGGCGCATCGATTGCCTTTTCCGCGACCTCGGCTTGCAACTCGGCGAGCAACACGCCGTCTCACGTGCTACTGGCCTTGGGTCACGATGCCCGCGCAGCCGGGCGGACCATTCGTTTGAGCCTGGGGCGCTTTACCAGCGAGCAGGAT
- a CDS encoding LysE family translocator: MTLSLDLLLGFALFALVTSITPGPNNTMLLASGVNFGFNRTIPHMLGITCGFFSLVLAVGLGLGAVFQSYPLLYTVLRYVGAAYLLYLAWKIAHSGPVSENQSREHTPISYWGAAAFQWVNPKAWIMAIGAISTYTPLQGYFFNVVVIAAVFALINLPSVSLWVICGSLLRNLLRDRRWLRLFNWGMALLLVASLYPLLLESLR, encoded by the coding sequence ATGACCCTTTCGCTTGACCTGTTACTGGGCTTCGCCCTGTTTGCCCTGGTGACCTCGATCACGCCAGGCCCTAACAACACCATGTTGTTGGCCTCGGGTGTCAATTTCGGGTTCAACCGCACCATCCCCCACATGCTGGGCATTACTTGCGGTTTCTTTTCCCTGGTACTGGCGGTGGGCCTCGGCCTGGGTGCTGTGTTCCAGAGCTATCCGTTGCTTTACACGGTGCTGCGTTATGTCGGTGCCGCCTACTTGTTGTACTTGGCGTGGAAAATCGCGCACTCCGGCCCGGTTTCGGAAAACCAGTCGAGGGAACATACGCCGATCAGTTACTGGGGCGCAGCGGCGTTCCAGTGGGTCAACCCGAAGGCCTGGATCATGGCCATTGGTGCCATCAGCACGTATACACCGCTGCAAGGCTATTTCTTCAATGTGGTGGTCATTGCGGCGGTGTTTGCCCTGATCAACCTGCCTAGCGTGAGCTTGTGGGTGATCTGCGGCAGCCTCTTGCGTAATTTGCTGCGTGATCGTCGCTGGCTGCGCCTGTTCAACTGGGGTATGGCGCTGTTGCTGGTCGCCTCGTTGTATCCGTTGCTGCTCGAAAGCCTTCGTTGA
- a CDS encoding antibiotic biosynthesis monooxygenase, with product MQSPRNNRSFTQLMEFDIEPQWLPALVTALSEQTERLARDHKGFLSASIQASEDGRRVLNYLQWQTREAGEAAFRSFENGEQDFWRLIQAHRAKAVTFGSFQVLHNIERSLDNALHCQLVD from the coding sequence ATGCAATCGCCAAGGAATAATCGCAGCTTCACCCAACTCATGGAGTTCGACATCGAGCCGCAATGGCTGCCGGCGCTGGTAACGGCCCTGTCGGAACAGACCGAGCGCCTGGCGCGGGATCATAAGGGCTTCCTGAGTGCCAGTATCCAGGCCAGCGAGGACGGTCGCCGCGTTCTTAATTACTTGCAATGGCAAACCCGAGAGGCGGGCGAGGCGGCGTTTCGAAGCTTCGAAAACGGCGAGCAGGATTTCTGGCGGTTGATCCAGGCTCACCGCGCCAAAGCCGTGACATTCGGTTCGTTTCAAGTGCTGCACAACATTGAGCGCAGCCTGGACAACGCGTTGCACTGCCAGTTGGTCGATTGA
- the soxR gene encoding redox-sensitive transcriptional activator SoxR: protein MTQINVHKELTVGQVAARSGVAVTALHFYESKGLIKSTRNQGNQRRYPREVLRRVALIKVAQRLGIPLAEIGAALKTLPDDRAPTAADWKILSAQWSRDLDERINQLLALRDRLNGCIGCGCLSMDSCPLRNQGDVLAERGPGAHLLDKPQTFVGP from the coding sequence ATGACGCAGATAAATGTCCATAAGGAACTCACCGTCGGCCAAGTGGCCGCCCGCAGCGGCGTGGCGGTCACAGCCCTGCACTTCTATGAGTCCAAGGGACTGATCAAAAGCACACGTAACCAGGGCAACCAACGCCGTTATCCACGGGAAGTGCTACGGCGCGTGGCGCTGATCAAGGTCGCCCAGCGCCTGGGCATCCCCTTGGCAGAAATCGGCGCGGCGTTGAAAACCCTGCCGGACGACCGCGCCCCGACGGCCGCCGACTGGAAGATCTTGTCGGCGCAGTGGAGCCGCGACCTGGATGAGCGCATCAATCAATTGCTGGCGCTGCGCGATCGACTCAACGGTTGCATCGGCTGCGGTTGTCTGTCGATGGACAGTTGCCCCTTGCGCAATCAGGGGGATGTGTTGGCTGAGCGGGGGCCGGGAGCGCATCTGTTGGACAAACCGCAGACGTTCGTCGGGCCGTAA
- a CDS encoding VOC family protein produces the protein MGVKSTPEGFNNITPYLGIQKAAEAIDFYKKAFNATEVMRLAMPDGGIGHAELRINGYPIMLGTPCDQGPLSNPDQSPSVGLHLYVEDVDSAFAQAINAGGTVISEVKDQFYGDRTGTLKDPYGHVWFLATHKEDLTQEQIEQRAREMFQQG, from the coding sequence ATGGGCGTCAAATCCACTCCCGAAGGGTTCAATAACATCACGCCCTACTTGGGCATTCAAAAAGCTGCCGAAGCCATCGATTTCTACAAAAAAGCCTTCAATGCCACCGAGGTCATGCGCCTGGCCATGCCCGACGGGGGCATCGGCCATGCCGAACTGCGGATCAACGGCTACCCGATCATGCTCGGCACGCCTTGCGATCAAGGGCCTCTGAGCAACCCGGATCAATCGCCATCAGTGGGTCTGCACCTTTATGTCGAAGATGTGGACAGCGCCTTTGCCCAGGCGATTAACGCCGGTGGCACAGTGATTTCCGAGGTCAAGGATCAGTTCTACGGTGACCGTACCGGGACTTTGAAAGATCCCTATGGGCATGTGTGGTTTCTGGCCACTCATAAGGAAGATCTGACTCAGGAGCAGATCGAACAGCGGGCCAGGGAGATGTTTCAACAGGGCTGA
- a CDS encoding PepSY domain-containing protein codes for MSKKSRSKLWFLVHSWLALPIWFFVLIVCVTGTLAVVSQEIVWLANPDMRASKPSDDAPLLSYDQVIGAIKQAQPLTQVLSIARPDESHFALEAKVTYPDGRPDTVYVNPYSGVIQGSAPAFNFRGFTRALHGWWLVPFTNGYSWGWYLVSLLGLPLLASLVTGLVVYKRFWKGFFRPTLRIRHGARIFWGDFHRLSGIWSIWFIAVISITGTWFLIEALLSDNQISISSEPVIPVVARESVPLSTDGLAPPQLSLDRAIEIAQQRIPGLDASFVSLPGNAYSHLEIGGRGWYPLMFQTATINPYNGDVAASRLLSDRTALEFVTESMRPLHTGDFGGLWIKLIWFFFGLVLSMMVLSGLLIWTKRTALATANAFKRSQKPAREARIARSPQPSLHRESPEGNL; via the coding sequence ATGTCGAAGAAGTCCCGCTCCAAACTCTGGTTTCTGGTGCACAGCTGGCTGGCATTGCCCATCTGGTTTTTCGTGCTCATCGTCTGCGTGACCGGCACCCTGGCGGTGGTCAGCCAGGAGATCGTCTGGCTGGCCAACCCCGACATGCGTGCCAGCAAGCCATCGGACGATGCCCCGCTGCTCAGCTATGACCAAGTGATTGGCGCGATCAAGCAAGCCCAACCACTGACCCAGGTGCTAAGCATCGCGCGTCCGGACGAATCGCATTTTGCGCTGGAAGCCAAGGTGACCTATCCCGACGGGCGCCCCGACACGGTCTACGTCAACCCGTACAGCGGCGTGATCCAGGGCTCGGCACCGGCGTTCAATTTCAGGGGATTCACCCGTGCCCTGCATGGCTGGTGGCTGGTGCCGTTCACCAACGGCTACAGCTGGGGCTGGTACCTGGTGTCCTTGCTGGGGCTGCCGTTGCTGGCCTCACTGGTGACCGGGCTGGTGGTCTACAAGCGTTTCTGGAAAGGCTTTTTCCGCCCGACCCTGCGGATTCGCCACGGCGCGCGAATTTTCTGGGGCGATTTCCACCGGCTCAGCGGTATCTGGTCGATCTGGTTCATCGCGGTGATTTCCATTACCGGCACCTGGTTCCTGATCGAGGCCTTGCTGTCGGACAATCAAATTTCCATTTCCAGCGAGCCCGTCATTCCAGTGGTGGCGCGTGAAAGCGTTCCGCTGTCTACCGATGGTCTTGCACCGCCGCAACTTAGCCTGGACCGCGCGATTGAAATCGCCCAGCAGCGAATCCCGGGCCTGGACGCAAGTTTCGTCAGCCTGCCCGGCAATGCCTACAGCCACCTGGAAATCGGCGGCCGTGGTTGGTACCCCTTGATGTTCCAGACCGCCACCATCAACCCCTACAACGGTGACGTGGCTGCCTCACGGTTGCTGTCGGACCGCACGGCGCTGGAGTTCGTCACCGAATCCATGCGCCCCTTGCACACCGGGGACTTTGGCGGCCTCTGGATCAAGCTCATCTGGTTCTTCTTCGGTTTGGTCCTGAGCATGATGGTCCTCAGCGGGTTGCTGATCTGGACCAAACGCACGGCCCTGGCCACCGCCAATGCCTTCAAGCGCAGCCAGAAACCCGCCCGCGAAGCCCGAATTGCCAGGTCACCGCAGCCGTCCCTCCACCGTGAATCGCCGGAGGGCAACCTATGA
- a CDS encoding thiamine pyrophosphate-binding protein, with protein MSSPTAAAPSRLSLFWHKWRFHLNVLLLLIPLGFMPKYFSEAALFRGDTGLGEREVGEVKVGPWSLRLAEFRNEAPRPDGPAGHMKHFNAALCQRCIGEVKATYLRIGKPRSLRAAGVIFFGSPYRMGASLPVPPKTPLDAELWITLEGWDGSMHQAAIPLSQASPATIAWLKTQGAQP; from the coding sequence ATGAGTTCGCCCACCGCAGCGGCCCCCTCACGCCTGAGTCTGTTCTGGCATAAGTGGCGTTTTCACCTCAACGTGCTGTTGTTGCTGATACCCCTGGGTTTCATGCCCAAGTATTTCTCGGAAGCGGCATTGTTCCGCGGGGATACCGGGCTTGGCGAACGGGAGGTCGGCGAAGTCAAGGTCGGGCCGTGGAGCCTGCGTCTTGCCGAGTTTCGCAACGAAGCCCCACGCCCCGATGGCCCGGCCGGGCATATGAAACATTTCAACGCAGCCCTGTGCCAACGTTGCATCGGCGAGGTCAAGGCCACCTACCTGCGTATCGGCAAGCCCCGCAGCCTGCGGGCCGCCGGGGTCATTTTCTTCGGCTCGCCCTATCGCATGGGAGCTTCGTTGCCGGTGCCGCCCAAGACCCCGCTCGACGCCGAACTGTGGATAACCCTCGAGGGCTGGGACGGCTCGATGCACCAAGCCGCCATTCCCCTGAGCCAGGCCTCTCCCGCCACCATTGCCTGGCTGAAAACCCAAGGAGCCCAACCATGA
- a CDS encoding DUF6162 family protein, protein MSNPTTQVIRPAGAGHETLYVLLLCLFIVLVAGSVVAWHGKTEDSSHLAANQLDARRDLNAAEQGIYADLRVTLDEIRLLREEQQVLPGPQTLADEGFAPFAQDASSVSRGGHAWQQLEDRAYFGASSNSSVAGSFLMRISEASDAAPDIWLNRGNGLTAPTALDDATLSTAGWQQIVAQFDAGVTRQHRH, encoded by the coding sequence ATGAGCAATCCCACCACCCAAGTCATCCGCCCGGCCGGCGCGGGCCATGAAACCCTGTATGTGTTGCTGCTGTGCCTGTTCATCGTGCTGGTGGCCGGATCGGTCGTGGCCTGGCACGGTAAAACCGAAGACAGCAGTCACCTCGCCGCGAACCAACTCGATGCCCGTCGCGATCTCAACGCCGCCGAACAAGGCATCTATGCGGACCTGCGGGTAACCCTGGATGAAATCCGCCTGCTGCGCGAAGAACAACAGGTCCTGCCCGGCCCGCAAACGCTGGCCGATGAAGGCTTTGCCCCGTTCGCCCAGGACGCCAGTTCCGTCAGCCGCGGCGGTCATGCCTGGCAACAGTTGGAAGACCGGGCCTACTTCGGCGCGAGCAGCAACTCATCCGTCGCTGGTTCGTTTCTGATGCGCATCAGCGAAGCGTCCGACGCCGCTCCCGACATCTGGCTCAATCGCGGCAACGGCCTCACTGCCCCCACCGCGCTGGACGACGCCACTTTGTCCACCGCCGGCTGGCAACAGATCGTTGCGCAATTCGACGCCGGCGTAACCCGCCAGCACCGGCACTGA
- a CDS encoding zinc ABC transporter substrate-binding protein codes for MPIATPRRPLLRLLLIGLLACLLTPHASAETAKRLRIGITLHPYYSYVANIVGDKAEVVPLIPAGFNPHAYEPRAEDIKRISGLDVIVLNGVGHDDFADRMIAASETPNVKVIEANENVPLLAATGTAARGAGKVVNPHTFLSISASIAQVNNIARELGKLDPDNAKTYTQNARAYGKRLRQMRAAALAKLTQAPNAELRVATVHAAYDYLLREFGLEVTAVVEPAHGIEPSPSQLKKTIDQLRELDVKVIFSEMDFPSTYVDTIQRESGVKLYPLSHISYGDYSAEKYEKEMAGNLDTVVRAIQESGA; via the coding sequence ATGCCTATTGCCACTCCACGCCGCCCCTTGCTGCGCCTGCTGCTGATCGGTCTGCTGGCCTGCCTGCTCACCCCACACGCCAGCGCCGAAACGGCCAAGCGCCTGCGCATCGGCATCACCTTGCACCCTTATTACAGCTACGTGGCGAACATCGTCGGCGACAAGGCCGAGGTGGTGCCACTGATCCCGGCCGGCTTCAACCCCCATGCCTATGAACCTCGGGCCGAGGACATCAAGCGCATCAGCGGCCTCGACGTGATCGTGCTTAACGGCGTGGGCCACGACGACTTCGCCGACCGCATGATCGCCGCCAGCGAAACCCCGAACGTGAAGGTGATCGAGGCCAACGAAAACGTACCGTTGCTGGCCGCCACCGGCACCGCCGCCCGAGGTGCCGGCAAGGTCGTCAACCCACATACGTTCCTGTCCATCAGCGCGTCCATTGCCCAGGTCAATAACATCGCCCGAGAGCTGGGCAAGCTCGACCCGGACAATGCCAAGACCTACACCCAGAATGCCCGCGCCTACGGCAAGCGCCTGCGCCAAATGCGCGCCGCCGCCCTGGCTAAGCTGACCCAGGCGCCCAATGCCGAGCTGCGGGTCGCCACGGTGCACGCAGCCTACGACTACCTGTTGCGCGAATTCGGCTTGGAAGTGACCGCCGTGGTCGAGCCAGCCCACGGCATCGAGCCGAGCCCCAGCCAGTTGAAAAAGACCATCGATCAACTGCGTGAGCTGGACGTGAAGGTGATCTTCTCGGAAATGGATTTCCCCTCCACCTACGTCGACACCATCCAGCGCGAATCGGGTGTGAAGCTGTACCCGCTCTCGCACATTTCCTACGGGGACTACAGCGCCGAGAAGTACGAAAAGGAAATGGCCGGCAACCTCGACACCGTAGTCCGGGCGATCCAGGAGTCTGGCGCATGA
- a CDS encoding metal ABC transporter ATP-binding protein, translating into MTVQETLTPHRVGPSIEFADVSLNLGRTTILDNVGFQVQPGSIHALVGPNGGGKSSLIKTLLGQMPHQGRLSLQWPGEPGVIGYVPQALEFDRGLPMTVDDFMAAMCQRRPAFLGLSKHYAGAIGQALERVGMQDKRKRRMGALSGGERQRVLLAQGLIPSPQLLVLDEPMSALDEAGIQVFERLLQDWRQAGITVLWIEHDLEAVGRLADRVTGLNRKVLFDGPPRQTLTPERLLTLFSTHPRTNGSAA; encoded by the coding sequence ATGACCGTCCAGGAAACCCTCACCCCGCACCGCGTCGGCCCCTCGATTGAATTCGCCGATGTCAGCCTGAACCTGGGCCGCACCACGATTCTCGACAACGTGGGGTTTCAGGTGCAGCCCGGCAGCATCCATGCCCTGGTGGGCCCCAACGGCGGCGGCAAGAGTTCGTTGATCAAGACCCTGCTCGGGCAGATGCCGCACCAGGGACGCTTGAGCCTGCAATGGCCGGGTGAACCCGGTGTCATCGGCTATGTGCCCCAGGCGCTGGAGTTCGACCGGGGCCTGCCCATGACCGTGGATGATTTCATGGCGGCGATGTGTCAGCGGCGTCCGGCCTTCCTCGGCCTGAGCAAGCATTACGCCGGCGCCATCGGCCAGGCCTTGGAACGAGTGGGCATGCAGGACAAACGCAAGCGGCGCATGGGCGCGCTGTCCGGCGGTGAGCGCCAGCGGGTGTTGCTGGCCCAGGGGCTGATTCCGTCGCCGCAGTTGCTGGTGCTGGATGAGCCGATGTCGGCGCTGGATGAGGCCGGCATCCAGGTGTTCGAACGATTGCTGCAGGACTGGCGCCAGGCCGGCATCACCGTGCTGTGGATCGAGCATGACCTGGAAGCCGTCGGGCGCCTGGCCGACCGTGTCACCGGCCTGAACCGCAAAGTGCTGTTCGACGGCCCGCCACGCCAGACCCTGACCCCAGAGCGCTTGCTGACGCTGTTTTCCACCCATCCACGCACGAATGGGAGCGCTGCCTGA
- a CDS encoding metal ABC transporter permease gives MSYEAFRLMVQGWASSGYLPEALAYGFVVNALLAGLLIGPVLGGLGTLVVVKRFAFFSEAVGHAALTGVAVGILLGEPYTGPYGSLFGYCLLFGILLNYLRNRTGLAPDTLISVFLSVSLALGASLLLILAGKINVHILENVLFGSVLTVNGNDLLVLAVVGSLVMALALPLYNRIMLASFNPQLAAVRGVAVKTLDYLFVVLVTLITVAAVKVIGAILVGALLVIPAAAARLLSQSLKGFFWCSVLIATLSTLCGILAPIVFDLPIPSGAAIILAAGIAFALSAIARGVVPSLKGNLG, from the coding sequence ATGAGTTATGAAGCCTTTCGCTTGATGGTCCAGGGTTGGGCCTCGTCCGGTTACTTGCCCGAGGCGCTGGCCTACGGGTTTGTGGTCAATGCGTTGCTGGCCGGGCTGTTGATCGGCCCGGTGCTGGGCGGTCTCGGCACGCTGGTGGTGGTCAAGCGCTTCGCGTTTTTCTCCGAGGCGGTGGGCCATGCGGCGCTGACCGGCGTGGCGGTCGGCATCCTGCTCGGCGAACCCTACACCGGCCCTTACGGCAGCCTGTTCGGCTATTGCCTGCTGTTCGGCATCCTGCTCAATTACCTGCGCAACCGCACCGGCCTGGCACCGGACACGCTGATCAGCGTCTTCCTCTCGGTGTCCCTGGCCCTGGGCGCCAGCCTGTTGTTGATCCTGGCAGGCAAGATCAACGTGCACATCCTGGAGAACGTGCTGTTCGGTTCGGTGCTGACGGTCAACGGCAACGACTTGTTGGTGCTGGCGGTGGTCGGCTCGCTGGTGATGGCCCTGGCGTTGCCGCTTTATAACCGCATCATGCTCGCCAGCTTCAACCCGCAACTGGCGGCGGTGCGCGGGGTGGCGGTCAAGACTCTGGACTACCTGTTCGTGGTACTGGTGACGTTGATCACCGTGGCGGCGGTGAAAGTCATTGGCGCGATTCTGGTGGGCGCACTGCTGGTCATTCCGGCAGCGGCGGCACGCCTGCTCAGCCAATCGCTGAAAGGCTTTTTCTGGTGTTCAGTGCTGATCGCCACCCTGAGCACCTTGTGCGGAATTCTCGCGCCAATTGTGTTCGACCTGCCGATCCCGTCCGGTGCCGCGATCATCCTGGCGGCCGGCATCGCCTTCGCCCTGAGCGCCATCGCCCGTGGCGTCGTCCCCAGCCTCAAAGGGAATCTTGGATAA
- a CDS encoding zinc ABC transporter substrate-binding protein codes for MVFSLRQLALAAALCSVAVTSSFASEKVRLLASLPITYGLSEALLKGTDVSLERAAPANLPGTRQSAYFSGRGAPALSKLASEADGVIGLRSLWPDDPLYPMARRSNIRIVEVDAARPVDGALPGIAVQPGMTDGLASQPWMASHNLGRMADVIAADLVRLAPVARPQIDANLAALKQRLLKLSADSEKRLASADNLSVVSLSEHFAYLISGLNLDGISTDARPDAEWTAEALKQLTVTLKDNDVAVVLHHRQPSEAVKAAISEGGSRLLVLSTDGADPVAELESNVGLVVAALTTN; via the coding sequence ATGGTTTTTTCATTACGACAACTGGCCCTGGCCGCAGCGCTGTGCAGCGTGGCCGTTACCTCGTCATTTGCCAGCGAAAAAGTGCGTCTGCTGGCATCGTTACCGATCACCTACGGATTGAGTGAAGCCTTGCTCAAGGGCACCGACGTCAGCCTGGAGCGAGCCGCACCCGCCAACCTGCCCGGCACCCGCCAGAGCGCCTATTTCAGCGGCCGAGGGGCGCCAGCCCTGAGTAAACTCGCCAGCGAGGCGGATGGGGTAATCGGCCTGCGCTCGCTGTGGCCGGACGATCCGCTGTACCCCATGGCCCGCCGCAGCAATATTCGCATCGTCGAAGTCGACGCCGCTCGCCCGGTGGACGGCGCCCTGCCCGGCATCGCTGTACAACCGGGCATGACTGACGGCCTGGCGAGCCAGCCGTGGATGGCCAGCCATAACCTGGGACGCATGGCCGATGTGATCGCCGCCGACCTGGTGCGCCTGGCCCCGGTAGCCAGGCCACAGATCGACGCCAACCTGGCAGCCCTCAAGCAGCGCTTGCTCAAGCTCAGTGCCGATAGCGAAAAACGCCTGGCCAGTGCCGACAACTTGAGCGTGGTCAGCCTGAGTGAACATTTCGCTTACCTGATCAGCGGACTCAATCTCGACGGGATCAGCACCGATGCTCGCCCCGATGCCGAGTGGACAGCCGAAGCCCTCAAGCAATTGACCGTTACTTTGAAGGACAATGACGTGGCGGTGGTGCTGCATCATCGCCAACCTTCGGAGGCGGTGAAGGCGGCCATCAGCGAGGGCGGCAGCCGGCTACTGGTGCTGAGCACCGACGGTGCCGATCCGGTGGCCGAGCTGGAGAGCAATGTGGGGCTGGTTGTCGCAGCACTGACGACGAACTGA
- the prpF gene encoding 2-methylaconitate cis-trans isomerase PrpF has protein sequence MAHAAQIRIPATYMRGGTSKGVFFSLQDLPEVARVPGPARDALLLRVIGSPDPYEKQIDGMGGATSSTSKTVILSKSTRADHDVDYLFGQVSIDKPFVDWSGNCGNLSAAVGSFAISSGLVDAARIPRNGVAVVRIWQANISKTIIAHVPITDGAVQETGDFELDGVTFPAAEVQLEFMDPAAEEEGGGGSMFPTGNLVDDLEVPGVGTFKATLINAGIPTIFINARDVGYTGTELQGAINSDPKALAMFETIRAHGALRMGLIKHLDEAAQRQHTPKVAFVAPPADYVSSSGKAVAAGDVDLLVRALSMGKLHHAMMGTAAVAIGTAAAISGTLVNLAAGGIERNAVRFGHPSGTLRVGAEASQVNGEWTVNKAIMSRSARVLMEGFVRVPGDVF, from the coding sequence ATGGCTCACGCAGCGCAAATCAGAATACCCGCCACCTACATGCGTGGCGGCACCAGCAAAGGCGTGTTCTTCAGCTTGCAGGACCTGCCCGAAGTGGCTCGCGTCCCAGGCCCTGCCCGGGATGCCTTGCTACTGCGGGTGATCGGCAGCCCCGATCCATATGAGAAGCAGATCGATGGCATGGGCGGTGCGACGTCCAGCACCAGCAAGACCGTAATCCTGTCCAAGAGCACCCGGGCCGACCACGATGTCGATTACCTGTTCGGCCAAGTGTCCATCGACAAGCCGTTCGTGGACTGGAGTGGCAACTGCGGCAACCTGTCGGCGGCGGTCGGTTCATTCGCCATCAGCAGTGGTTTGGTAGACGCCGCTCGCATCCCACGAAACGGCGTGGCCGTGGTGCGGATCTGGCAAGCCAACATCAGCAAGACCATCATCGCCCATGTGCCGATCACCGACGGCGCGGTGCAGGAAACCGGTGACTTCGAACTCGACGGCGTGACCTTTCCGGCGGCCGAAGTGCAGCTGGAATTCATGGATCCGGCGGCCGAGGAGGAGGGCGGTGGCGGCTCGATGTTTCCCACCGGCAACCTGGTGGACGACCTTGAGGTGCCTGGTGTAGGTACCTTCAAGGCGACCTTGATCAACGCCGGGATCCCGACGATTTTCATCAATGCCCGTGACGTCGGTTACACCGGTACTGAGTTGCAGGGCGCAATCAACAGCGATCCAAAGGCGCTGGCGATGTTCGAAACCATCCGTGCCCACGGTGCCTTGCGCATGGGGCTGATCAAGCATCTGGACGAAGCCGCCCAGCGTCAGCACACGCCGAAAGTGGCGTTCGTCGCACCGCCAGCGGACTACGTTTCATCAAGCGGAAAAGCTGTGGCGGCCGGGGATGTCGACCTGCTGGTGCGCGCCTTGTCCATGGGCAAACTGCACCACGCCATGATGGGCACCGCGGCAGTCGCCATCGGCACCGCAGCGGCGATTTCCGGCACCCTGGTGAACCTGGCGGCGGGCGGCATCGAACGCAATGCCGTACGTTTCGGCCATCCGTCAGGCACCCTGCGCGTCGGCGCCGAGGCCAGCCAGGTCAACGGCGAATGGACCGTGAACAAAGCCATCATGAGCCGCAGCGCACGGGTGTTGATGGAAGGGTTTGTGCGGGTGCCGGGGGATGTCTTCTAA